One part of the Parabacteroides distasonis ATCC 8503 genome encodes these proteins:
- the mreD gene encoding rod shape-determining protein MreD: MINNLLRGFIYFVVFVLIQVLILNNIHFLRIATPFLYLYFIIKMPVGSSRTQVVFFSFIAGVVIDTFSNTPGMHAAACTLAGFCREPLIRVFMGKDLPEGIYPSYKTFGFGGFFRYVLSFVLIQHTTLFAIESLTLFDPLFLVVRILSSVVMTTLLICTVEAFNIESQKSGE, from the coding sequence ATGATTAATAATTTACTGCGTGGTTTCATATATTTCGTGGTGTTTGTGTTGATTCAGGTCTTGATCTTGAACAACATTCATTTCTTGCGGATCGCTACCCCGTTTCTGTATCTCTATTTCATTATTAAGATGCCGGTCGGTAGCTCACGGACGCAAGTCGTTTTCTTCTCTTTCATAGCCGGGGTGGTTATCGATACATTCAGCAACACACCGGGTATGCATGCGGCCGCCTGTACATTGGCGGGATTTTGCAGGGAGCCGTTAATCCGTGTATTCATGGGGAAAGATTTGCCGGAAGGTATTTACCCGTCTTATAAGACCTTTGGTTTCGGAGGCTTTTTCCGATATGTGTTATCGTTTGTGTTGATACAACATACGACTCTTTTCGCGATTGAGTCGTTGACTTTATTTGACCCGTTGTTTCTGGTTGTCCGTATCCTCTCGAGCGTGGTGATGACAACCTTATTGATTTGTACGGTAGAAGCATTCAATATAGAGTCTCAGAAAAGTGGAGAATAA
- the mreC gene encoding rod shape-determining protein MreC, with translation MRKLLEFLIGKRHWFLFILLEAVSLMLVYRNNAYQRNIIFSSANVVTGYIASISGSVTSYLNLRDINKELLERNGQLELQMLDLQDQLDALIADTVSFKGFAPDSTEQFPYSFVVADVVNNSVTHLSNYITVDKGKLDGIMPDMGVVSERGVVGIVSTVSDHFSVIIPLLNPKFRLSCKVLGSSYFGSLSWNGRNTLYANLDELPRHVEFQKGDTIVTSGYSAVFPSGIIVGTVADFEKQHDDNFYSLQVELATDFQALNNVRIIKNFRQTEQIGVEQEAKRND, from the coding sequence ATGCGTAAGTTACTAGAATTCCTGATCGGGAAGAGGCATTGGTTTTTGTTCATTCTGCTTGAGGCTGTTTCGTTGATGTTGGTCTATCGTAATAACGCGTACCAACGGAATATTATATTCAGCTCAGCGAATGTCGTGACAGGATATATCGCCTCGATATCCGGATCTGTCACTTCTTATTTGAATCTTCGGGATATCAATAAGGAGTTATTGGAGCGTAACGGACAGTTGGAATTGCAAATGCTGGATCTGCAAGATCAGTTAGATGCGCTGATTGCGGATACGGTTAGTTTTAAGGGATTTGCGCCGGATTCGACGGAGCAATTTCCTTATTCGTTTGTCGTGGCGGATGTAGTGAACAACAGTGTCACGCATTTGTCTAATTATATTACCGTGGATAAAGGGAAGCTGGACGGGATCATGCCCGATATGGGAGTTGTCTCGGAACGAGGTGTGGTGGGTATCGTATCGACGGTTTCCGATCATTTCTCCGTGATCATTCCGTTGCTGAATCCTAAGTTCCGGTTGAGTTGTAAGGTATTAGGTAGTAGTTATTTCGGGTCATTAAGCTGGAATGGACGCAATACGCTGTACGCCAACCTCGATGAGTTGCCGCGCCATGTGGAGTTCCAGAAAGGCGATACGATCGTGACGAGCGGTTACTCAGCCGTATTCCCCTCGGGTATTATCGTAGGTACGGTCGCTGATTTCGAGAAACAACACGATGATAATTTCTATTCATTACAGGTAGAGTTGGCTACGGATTTCCAAGCGTTGAACAACGTGCGTATTATCAAGAATTTCCGTCAGACGGAGCAAATTGGTGTAGAACAAGAGGCGAAAAGAAATGATTAA
- a CDS encoding BRO-N domain-containing protein, which translates to MTQKESIRLFEERKVRAIWDDEQEEWYFSIVDVISILTDSPNPRKYWSVLKTRLKREGSELTTNCSQLKMQAADGKKYLTDVANTEQLFRLIQSVPSPKAEPFKLWIAQVAKERLDQMQDPELSIEQAMADYKRLGYSDNWINQRLKSIEIRKDLTDEWKKRGLEEGLHFATLTDIIYKSWSDMTSKEYKRFKGLRKENLRDNMTNKELVLNMLAELSTKEISEASEPDTFSEHINVAQQGGEVARNARLELEAKTGKSVISPLNAQKIISLKKGENERDV; encoded by the coding sequence ATGACACAAAAAGAATCTATCCGCTTATTCGAAGAAAGAAAAGTTCGCGCCATATGGGATGACGAACAAGAGGAATGGTATTTCTCGATCGTTGATGTTATATCTATTTTAACAGATAGCCCCAACCCTCGAAAATACTGGAGTGTATTAAAAACCAGATTGAAAAGAGAAGGTAGCGAGTTGACTACAAATTGTAGTCAACTGAAAATGCAGGCCGCTGATGGCAAGAAATATTTAACCGACGTAGCCAATACCGAGCAACTCTTCCGCCTTATCCAATCAGTACCATCTCCAAAAGCAGAACCTTTTAAGTTATGGATCGCCCAAGTAGCGAAGGAACGTTTGGATCAAATGCAAGACCCGGAATTGTCTATCGAGCAAGCCATGGCCGATTATAAACGATTGGGCTATTCGGATAATTGGATCAACCAACGATTGAAATCCATCGAGATACGGAAAGATCTAACAGACGAATGGAAGAAGAGAGGACTGGAAGAAGGCCTCCATTTCGCTACATTAACCGACATAATCTATAAGTCATGGTCCGACATGACCTCCAAGGAATATAAACGATTCAAAGGATTAAGAAAAGAGAATCTTCGAGATAATATGACAAACAAAGAGCTTGTATTAAACATGCTGGCCGAGTTATCTACCAAGGAAATATCAGAAGCATCGGAACCAGACACCTTTAGCGAGCACATAAATGTCGCCCAACAAGGAGGCGAGGTGGCTCGTAACGCCCGATTAGAGCTGGAAGCCAAAACCGGGAAAAGCGTTATCTCACCGCTCAACGCCCAAAAGATAATTAGCCTAAAAAAGGGAGAGAACGAGCGGGATGTATGA
- a CDS encoding nucleotidyltransferase family protein: MNKQSVISLLRKAKQPLSQSCGVKQLGLFGSTVRESNTESSDVDILIDFEDDKETYSNFLLACEILEKLFDRLKVDIVTLKGLSPFIGQQILKEVEYV; the protein is encoded by the coding sequence ATGAATAAACAATCTGTCATATCTCTTCTTCGGAAAGCAAAGCAGCCTTTGTCGCAGAGTTGCGGTGTAAAGCAGTTGGGGCTTTTTGGCTCTACTGTTCGTGAGAGCAATACGGAAAGTAGTGATGTGGATATATTGATCGACTTTGAGGATGATAAAGAGACTTATTCCAATTTCCTTTTGGCTTGTGAGATATTAGAGAAGCTTTTTGACAGATTGAAAGTGGACATAGTCACCCTTAAAGGGTTAAGCCCTTTTATTGGCCAGCAGATATTAAAGGAGGTAGAATATGTGTAA
- a CDS encoding rod shape-determining protein — MGLFSFTQEVAIDLGTANTIITCNDKMVVDEPSVIALDARSDKVLAVGKVAREMYEKTHPNIRTVRPLREGVIADFYAAEQMIRGFIKMASGRKRWFAPSLRMVIGIPSGSTEVEIRAVRDSAEHAGGRDVYMVFEPMAAAIGVGIDVLAPEGNMIVDIGGGTTEIAVISLGGIVSNKSIRMAGDDLTADIVEYMRRQHNVKVSERMAERIKINVGSALTVLEDAPEDYVVHGPNQMTALPMEVPVSYQEIAHCLDKSISKIEAAILSALEQTPPELYADIVKNGIYLAGGGAMLRGLDKRLRDKMNIQFHIAEDPLHAVAKGTGVALKNIEKFNFLIR, encoded by the coding sequence ATGGGATTGTTTTCTTTCACACAAGAAGTTGCCATAGATTTGGGTACCGCCAATACCATTATCACGTGTAATGATAAGATGGTGGTAGACGAACCTTCGGTGATTGCTTTGGATGCTCGCTCGGACAAGGTGCTGGCTGTCGGTAAGGTGGCCCGTGAGATGTACGAGAAGACGCACCCGAATATTCGTACCGTACGACCGCTTCGTGAGGGAGTTATCGCGGATTTTTACGCTGCCGAGCAAATGATTCGCGGCTTTATCAAGATGGCGAGCGGAAGGAAGCGCTGGTTCGCTCCGTCCTTACGTATGGTGATCGGTATCCCTTCAGGTAGTACGGAGGTAGAGATACGTGCCGTGCGAGACTCTGCCGAGCATGCCGGTGGACGTGATGTGTACATGGTTTTTGAGCCGATGGCTGCCGCTATCGGTGTCGGTATAGATGTCTTGGCCCCCGAGGGTAATATGATCGTGGATATAGGCGGTGGTACTACCGAGATCGCTGTCATCTCCTTAGGTGGTATCGTGTCGAATAAATCAATCCGTATGGCGGGTGACGATTTAACGGCTGATATCGTGGAGTATATGCGTCGCCAACACAACGTGAAGGTGAGTGAGCGTATGGCCGAGCGTATCAAGATCAACGTGGGTTCCGCGCTTACGGTATTGGAGGACGCTCCGGAGGATTACGTGGTTCACGGCCCGAATCAGATGACTGCCTTACCGATGGAGGTACCCGTCTCTTATCAGGAGATTGCCCACTGTTTGGATAAGTCTATCTCGAAGATAGAGGCGGCTATCTTGAGTGCCTTGGAGCAAACCCCTCCCGAGTTATATGCCGATATCGTGAAAAACGGTATCTATTTGGCTGGCGGTGGCGCTATGCTTCGCGGTTTGGATAAGCGCTTGCGGGATAAGATGAATATCCAGTTCCATATCGCCGAGGATCCGTTGCATGCCGTGGCGAAAGGTACGGGAGTCGCTTTGAAGAATATTGAGAAGTTTAATTTCTTAATCCGATAA
- the purH gene encoding bifunctional phosphoribosylaminoimidazolecarboxamide formyltransferase/IMP cyclohydrolase, producing the protein MAATKRMKRALVSVFHKDGLDEILKKLHSEGVSFVSTGGTQSFIESLGLPCDAVEDLTSYPSILGGRVKTLHPKVFGGILARRENENDQKQLAEYEIPEIDLVIVDLYPFEETVASGAEEQAIIEKIDIGGISLIRAAAKNFKDVVIVASKAQYQPLMDLLNEKGAETSIEDRRWFAKEAFAVSSGYDSAIFNYFDGREGSHFRATVDSPMHLRYGENPHQAAKFYGKFNDMFDQIHGKEISYNNLLDIDAAVNLIDEFDELTFAILKHNNACGIASRGNVVEAWKEALAGDPVSAFGGILITNTTINKEVAEEINKIFFEVIIAPAYDADALEVLQQKKNRIILIRKDCKTCPMQFRSLLNGVLMQEKDLSIQGKADLEPMTDKQPTASEVEDLLFANKIVKNSKSNAITLVKNKQLCASGIGQTSRVDSLRQAIEKAKSFGFDLNGAVMASDAFFPFPDCVEIADQAGITAVIQPGGSINDKLSVEYCNQHGLAMVKTGVRHFKH; encoded by the coding sequence ATGGCTGCAACGAAACGAATGAAACGTGCCTTGGTCTCTGTGTTTCACAAAGACGGGCTGGACGAAATCCTAAAGAAATTGCATAGCGAGGGTGTGAGCTTTGTATCAACAGGTGGTACTCAATCATTTATCGAGTCATTGGGTTTGCCTTGTGATGCGGTAGAGGACTTGACTTCTTATCCGTCTATTTTGGGCGGTCGTGTGAAGACGCTTCATCCGAAGGTGTTCGGTGGTATCTTGGCTCGCCGCGAGAACGAGAATGACCAGAAACAATTAGCCGAATATGAGATCCCGGAGATCGACTTGGTTATCGTTGACCTATATCCTTTCGAGGAGACTGTCGCTTCCGGCGCTGAGGAACAAGCGATTATTGAGAAAATAGATATAGGCGGTATCTCTTTGATACGTGCCGCCGCGAAGAACTTCAAGGATGTGGTAATCGTAGCTTCCAAGGCTCAATACCAGCCGTTGATGGATCTTTTGAACGAGAAGGGCGCTGAGACAAGCATCGAGGATCGTAGATGGTTCGCCAAAGAGGCGTTCGCCGTTTCCTCGGGTTACGACTCCGCTATCTTCAATTATTTTGATGGCCGCGAAGGTTCCCATTTCCGTGCAACGGTAGATAGTCCGATGCATTTGCGTTATGGCGAGAATCCTCATCAAGCCGCTAAGTTCTATGGTAAGTTTAACGATATGTTCGATCAAATCCATGGAAAAGAGATTTCTTACAACAACTTATTGGATATCGACGCTGCCGTGAACTTGATCGATGAGTTCGACGAGCTGACGTTCGCTATCTTAAAACATAATAACGCTTGCGGTATCGCTTCCCGCGGTAATGTGGTTGAGGCTTGGAAAGAGGCTTTGGCCGGTGACCCGGTTTCCGCTTTCGGTGGCATCTTGATCACGAATACTACGATTAACAAGGAAGTGGCCGAGGAAATCAACAAGATTTTCTTCGAGGTGATTATCGCTCCGGCTTACGACGCTGACGCGCTGGAGGTACTTCAACAGAAGAAGAACCGTATCATCTTGATCCGTAAGGATTGCAAGACTTGCCCGATGCAGTTCCGTTCTTTATTGAATGGTGTCTTGATGCAGGAGAAGGACTTGAGCATCCAAGGTAAGGCTGATTTGGAGCCTATGACGGATAAGCAGCCGACAGCCTCGGAGGTTGAGGACCTGTTGTTCGCCAACAAAATCGTGAAGAACAGCAAGTCCAACGCGATCACCTTGGTGAAGAACAAGCAGCTTTGCGCCAGCGGTATCGGGCAGACCTCTCGTGTGGACTCTTTGAGACAAGCCATAGAGAAGGCTAAATCATTCGGCTTCGACTTGAATGGCGCCGTGATGGCTTCCGACGCTTTCTTCCCGTTCCCCGATTGCGTTGAGATCGCAGACCAAGCAGGTATCACGGCCGTAATCCAGCCGGGAGGCTCTATCAATGATAAGTTGTCTGTCGAGTACTGTAACCAACATGGTTTGGCTATGGTGAAGACAGGTGTTCGTCATTTTAAACATTAA